The stretch of DNA TGTTCGTTACTGCATCTAGTACTATTCTATGGACTCGTAGCATTTCCCAGTGAAGTATATACACGTACGAGTAATTAATAGACTGTGCATTGATTTGCATTGTTTAGTCCTTGATGTGTCCTATTTGAAGCTAGCTATTAGCACGTCACAAGGTCTGCAAGTCAGTTTAAACTAAACCGTTAAACCTTGTCAAACTGCTGCACCCGAACTTACTATGTCAGCACACAGCTCGTCATGCGATGGCGATAATAATCCAACTTATTTTCACTAAAAACTTTATTAGTATATATGAATTGGTACGTAGCAGCCTCATTTAACAGCACCGGTTGCAATGTCATGAAATTTCTAAACATTTGAGGTatatttcttttctcctttttttgcaTAAGAATATTCTGAATTTGGGGCAACGATATATTGCAAATTAATTTCTTGcagtgatatatatatatatatatatatatatatatatatatatatataacaattTTGTGTTCCCCATCTATCTGAGATATATAAGTGGCGTAGCTACAAGCTAGCCCAATGTGTATATGAGAGATCTGGGACCAAGAGAAATCCTCACATTTCTTGCTATCTTGTTtcctttatttatttacttttgTGCTTGCCATGCTTTTTCCATCTgaaataaacaaaagaaaagctgTCGCTTGGTGACCAGTCAGTCAGTCAGATAAGCCCATTTTGGCGCCATTCTGCATTTCACTTTCGTGGGTCAAATAAATTCAGAAAGGAAGACCGCCCGGCATGTGGTGTACGTTAACAAAATTCTTGCTTGCACGACCTGTCGTGCAGTGCGCGTTTGATGTCGACAACTGAATTTCCTAGTAGAATTTATTGGCATTGGTTTTTCTTATCTATGATTGAACTTAGCTGGTCTTGATTGACCGATCTTTTTCGAAAACCAGGTGCTTCCTATCTTTACCTTCATATAATTTTTCTCGCATTCCAATTGTGACACCTTGAAATGTTGAGTACAAGCGTCTTTCAAGCATGTGTGGCAAGTCATGTTGAGATGCCTGGTTGATCAGAGCATGATGAGGCTTCATTGATCAGGAACATTTTGTAATTAAAGTCACTATCTTTGGTGTTCATGCAGCCGACAACCTTGGGCTGCCGAGCCCGCCGCCATACCTCGCCCTGTCGGGCAACGCCAACTACGCCAACGGCGTCAACTTCGCTTCCGGTGGTGCCGGCGTCCTCAACTCCACAAACAAGGTGGCCCAATCTCCAAAACATCACCATTTGAGCTCAAACGTTGATCAGCCAAAGAAGAACATACTACTTTCTACTTCGACTGAATGATACCATTCCGTGCAGGACCAATGCATCAGCTTCGACAAGCAGTTCGACTACTTGTCGTCGGTGTCAGCGTCCCTGGCGCAGAGCCTGGGCCAGGCGCAGGCGGCAGCGCACCTGTCCAAGTCCCTCTTCGCCATCACCATCGGCAGCAACGACATCATCCACTACGCCAGGTCCAGCTCTGGcacggccaccggcggcgccggcgccgacccgTCGCAGCAGTTCGTGGACACCCTGATCCAGGCGCTCACGGGGCAGCTGCAGCGGCTCTACGACCTGGGCGCGCGCAAGCTGGTGTTCCTGGGCACGGGCCCCGTCGGCTGCTGCCCATCGCTGCGGGAGCTGAGCGCCTCCAAGGACTGCAGCGCCGTGGCCAACGGCGCCTCCGTCCAGTacaacgccgccgcggcgtcgctcCTGGCCGGCATGGCGGCGCGCCACCCGGACATGCGCTACGCGCTCTTCGACTCCTCGGCGGCGCTGCTCCAGTTCATCGACcagccggcggcgtacgggttCGCCGAGGCCAAGGCGGCGTGCTGCGGGCTCGGGGACATGAACGCCAAGGTCGGGTGCACGCCGCTGAGCTTCTACTGCGCCAACAGGACCAGCCACGTCTTCTGGGACTTCTACCACCCCACGGAGACCACCGCCCGGAAGCTCACCAGCACGGCGTTCGACGGGGCGGCGCCGCTCATCTTCCCCATCAACATCAGGCAGCTCAGTGCTCTGTAGGCAACCTGCAATCAGAGATTCAGAGTCAGCCGTATAGGTGTTGTGTACAGACTATATTGTGGTGACAgaagaaaccaaaggatatataCGTATATAGCCAACATAGAAACTTGGTTGTGCATGTACTAGGATTTAGCTGAAGTATATATAGTTCATCATCAAAGAAAGAAGCAAAGTATGATTTACAGTCAATTATACGCACTACAGTTATTTGACAAAAAAAACCATCATGGGCACAACGTTTCTGTTAGTAGTAAATTGTATTGTACTCTTGCTCTTGAAGCGACTAAAAAACTAAAGAAACTTCACCTAATCTAACTGGCAATCTGTCCTGTATTTCACACCctggctgttttttttttggcgacGATGTTCACATTTCACAACACATTGGAAAGAGCTGGATCAAAGCCCATCTTGGATTTTGTCCACTTAGAATAAAGCCCAAACAAATCCAGCCCATTCCCTAATCTCTCAGTATATGCGTGATGCATCTGCTCAGGTGGTCTGCACCACTGCCGAGTGGCTCCTCCCTCTCGTCCACTGCCTGACCACTACTCACCAGGTGCACCGTGCACGGTGCCTTcacctccgccggcgccggatcCCTTTGACCTCAATGCACGCTACCTCCTCCGCTGACACCAGCTTCCGCCATTGGCCGGGTACTGCCGTCGCTGTAGGTTAAGGTACTGACTAATCTTATTACAATTGCAATGAAGTAATTGCGATTCAAAATCCAGCAAATTTCAACTGATATGCAATGCAGCTGCAACAGAAATTACTGCAAAACTCAAATGAATGACAATTAGTGCGAAACTCAAATGAATGACCAAATTGGACTTTTCAATATGCTGATCGCTTCGTAGATGGATCTGCTGACCCAGGAGGAAAATTCCGGTCAGGCAAAAGCATCAACTCCCAACGGCAACATGGAAGAAGTTTCAATGCTAAATGTGTGAAATGACATTGTCTAACTTTGCAAACGAATGTAACTGAAATTCAATAAGATCCGTCTTGGCTCGATAGTATCAGGAATAATGGCAAAAAATTTGAAGCGCACATAGAGGACTAGATCCTGACCACCCACTAACTACCATTCCACTCTAATGGTCCTTCTAATACTTgcctttagttttttttaaagttCACAGAAATGTCTCCCAGAAAAAAAGAACTGTAGTTTCCCATATGAGATATAGTGTTGTAATCCATATAGAAGCTTCCTAGCACTAGTCATATGTATCTGACAACAAACTTGAGAGAGGTATTTACCAGTTGCCATCTTGCCTGTGATCATTTATCTCTTTCCTTGACCCTTATGGGCAGGGTATAGTTCCTTTCCAGGTCCCAACATTCCATCAAGAAGAAATTCCAGATTAAACATCTTTGTATACTGACGAAAACCAAACCTACAAAATGATCTAATTGTACCCTCAAATATCATGTGATCATGGACAAAACCTCGTCTTTCAATTTCCTCGAATATATCAAGTATGTTCAAGATTCTTTCCTTGCGACCAAGCCTATTTAAAAGGGCAGTAAGAAGATCCTTTGACAGTCTATTCTTGAGAGATTCTTTAAAACAATCAGTAGCCTTATCAAATTCTCCTTGTCGGCAAAATCCATCAACCATTATGGTATAGGTGACTTCATCCGGAGCAATATTGGCTACTTCTGTCATGTACTCAATCATGTTCTCTGCATCACTAGCCTTCCCATGGTAGTAAGACCAATGGATAAGTGTATTGTATGTCACAACATTTGCAGGAAACCCATGATTGAAAACCAGATTCTTTACTACAGAAAGCTTCCCCCTGGTGCAAAGACTATTAATGAAAATGTTGAACGTACGCGTGTTTGGGATGATGTCTTTCTTGATCATGTACGCCAAGAGCTCCAGAAGAGCCAACCATCTGCCTGTGTCACATAGTCTGCTCATCAGAGTGTTGTATGCAACAACAGCAGCACACCAATCTAACTCTGTGCTCCTCTCTAATAAGGGAATGACTTGTGAAAACTTCGAGTTCCAACAACAGCAGTTTATGACAATGCTCAAAGTAAAAGCTGTGAGTTTCAAACCTTCACATTGCATTTCCTCAACCAGCCGAAGTGCCTTCTCACCCATGCCTTTCTTGCTGAGAGCATCCATATATGTATTATAGGTCACTGAACTGGGCTTGAGGcccttagttttaatctcaacCAAAACCTGCTCGACCTCATCGAATCTGCCATCGTCACACAATGCCTTGATCAGAATATTGTAAGTGACAGAATTGGGTGGGCAACCGGCACCCTCCATAAAGTCCATGAGCTTCCTAGCCTCCTCAATATGGCCATCGCGGCAATAACCCTGCAAGATGGGCGTGTAGGTGTGCACCATCGGGCGGCACCCCTCCTGCAGCATCCAGTCGAGCATGCCCCACGCCTCGTCGAGCCTCCCCGCGCGGCACAGCCCGGTGACGAGCGTGGAGTAGGTGCCGACGTCGGGGGCCACCCCGTGGCCCCGCATCCCGCGGATCTCGTCGTAGGCGAGGTGGAACTCGGCGGTCCGCCACGCGTAGAGCTTGACGAGGATGTTGAAGGACGACGCGGTGGgcgccaccccggccgcgaGCATTCCGTCGAACACCCCgcgggcctccgccgcgcggCCGTCCTCCGCGAGCGCGTTGAGGAGCGTGTTGTAGCAGAGGacgcccggcgccgcgccggcggccgaggcGGAGCGCCCGAGCTCGGCGAAGAGGTCGGCCACCTGCGCGACGTCCCCCGCGCGTGCCAGCGCCTTCATTGCCATGTTGCAGTCGCGCTCCAGGTCCAGCCACCGAcgcgccggctgctgctgcggctgcggcggctgcggaggcgggggcggggagGCTGCCTCCGGCTCCAGCGCGGGCGAGGGCGGAAGGATCCTAGcttcgtcggcgtcgtcggagtcgtcggaggaagacgaggagggggagggcagggcgaggtgggcggcggcgaaggcggcggcggaggaagccaTGCGCTGGCGGAGGAGCAGCCGAGCAGCGGGGGAGAGAGCGGCTGCGCGTGCGATGGTCGCCACCGATggggagctgcggcggccgccgggtGGGGcatggaggtggcggcggcggcggcggcgccgtggtgGGAGCTGAATCCAGTTAACCTTTCACTACCGATGGCTGGCTGATTAGTGGGACACCGCGCGGCCAAATCACAAACCAAAGAAAGAGCCGCGCCGCTCGGTCGGTCAATGGGACGAAATGAAATCGCGACGCCACGGCTTCCAAAATGTGATCTCTCTTTTGCAGCAGCC from Panicum virgatum strain AP13 chromosome 9K, P.virgatum_v5, whole genome shotgun sequence encodes:
- the LOC120650483 gene encoding GDSL esterase/lipase At5g55050-like, with product MGAATVAAASSSPRSMAAVAVAALWFLAAAATAAAGVPAIYVLGDSLADVGNNNHLPTILRADFPHNGVDFPGGKATGRFSNGKNSVDFLADNLGLPSPPPYLALSGNANYANGVNFASGGAGVLNSTNKDQCISFDKQFDYLSSVSASLAQSLGQAQAAAHLSKSLFAITIGSNDIIHYARSSSGTATGGAGADPSQQFVDTLIQALTGQLQRLYDLGARKLVFLGTGPVGCCPSLRELSASKDCSAVANGASVQYNAAAASLLAGMAARHPDMRYALFDSSAALLQFIDQPAAYGFAEAKAACCGLGDMNAKVGCTPLSFYCANRTSHVFWDFYHPTETTARKLTSTAFDGAAPLIFPINIRQLSAL
- the LOC120650481 gene encoding pentatricopeptide repeat-containing protein At1g09900-like isoform X2, translating into MASSAAAFAAAHLALPSPSSSSSDDSDDADEARILPPSPALEPEAASPPPPPQPPQPQQQPARRWLDLERDCNMAMKALARAGDVAQVADLFAELGRSASAAGAAPGVLCYNTLLNALAEDGRAAEARGVFDGMLAAGVAPTASSFNILVKLYAWRTAEFHLAYDEIRGMRGHGVAPDVGTYSTLVTGLCRAGRLDEAWGMLDWMLQEGCRPMVHTYTPILQGYCRDGHIEEARKLMDFMEGAGCPPNSVTYNILIKALCDDGRFDEVEQVLVEIKTKGLKPSSVTYNTYMDALSKKGMGEKALRLVEEMQCEATAVPGQWRKLVSAEEVACIEVKGIRRRRR
- the LOC120650481 gene encoding pentatricopeptide repeat-containing protein At2g17140-like isoform X1 — encoded protein: MASSAAAFAAAHLALPSPSSSSSDDSDDADEARILPPSPALEPEAASPPPPPQPPQPQQQPARRWLDLERDCNMAMKALARAGDVAQVADLFAELGRSASAAGAAPGVLCYNTLLNALAEDGRAAEARGVFDGMLAAGVAPTASSFNILVKLYAWRTAEFHLAYDEIRGMRGHGVAPDVGTYSTLVTGLCRAGRLDEAWGMLDWMLQEGCRPMVHTYTPILQGYCRDGHIEEARKLMDFMEGAGCPPNSVTYNILIKALCDDGRFDEVEQVLVEIKTKGLKPSSVTYNTYMDALSKKGMGEKALRLVEEMQCEGLKLTAFTLSIVINCCCWNSKFSQVIPLLERSTELDWCAAVVAYNTLMSRLCDTGRWLALLELLAYMIKKDIIPNTRTFNIFINSLCTRGKLSVVKNLVFNHGFPANVVTYNTLIHWSYYHGKASDAENMIEYMTEVANIAPDEVTYTIMVDGFCRQGEFDKATDCFKESLKNRLSKDLLTALLNRLGRKERILNILDIFEEIERRGFVHDHMIFEGTIRSFCRFGFRQYTKMFNLEFLLDGMLGPGKELYPAHKGQGKR